The following are encoded together in the Kribbella sp. CA-293567 genome:
- a CDS encoding MlaE family ABC transporter permease: MSALVDVLVKKPLNSLDRLGEQLAFYLKALAWSGKAVTRYRREILRLLAEVTLGTGALAVIGGTVGVITFLAFFTGTEVGLQGYSALNQIGTSAFAGFVSAYINTREIGPLIAGIALAATVGCGFTAQLGAMRISEEIDALEVMAIPSLPYLVTTRIIAGLIAVVPLYVVGLLSSYFATRLTVTKFYGQSTGTYDHYFHLFLPPGDVLWSFGKVLVFSVLVILVHCYHGYHATGGPAGVGVAVGRAVRTSIVVINVVDLLLSMAIWGTTTTVRLAG, encoded by the coding sequence GTGTCCGCCCTCGTCGACGTCCTGGTGAAGAAGCCGCTGAACTCGCTCGACCGGCTCGGTGAGCAGCTCGCCTTCTATCTCAAGGCCCTCGCCTGGTCCGGCAAGGCCGTCACGCGGTACCGCCGCGAGATCCTCCGGCTGCTGGCCGAGGTGACCCTGGGCACCGGCGCGCTGGCCGTGATCGGCGGCACGGTCGGGGTGATCACCTTCCTGGCCTTCTTCACCGGCACCGAGGTCGGCCTGCAGGGCTACTCGGCCCTGAACCAGATCGGTACGTCGGCCTTCGCCGGCTTCGTCAGCGCCTACATCAACACCCGCGAGATCGGCCCGCTGATCGCCGGGATCGCGCTGGCCGCGACCGTCGGCTGCGGTTTCACCGCGCAGCTCGGCGCGATGCGGATCAGCGAGGAGATCGACGCCCTCGAGGTGATGGCGATCCCGTCGCTGCCCTACCTGGTCACCACCCGGATCATCGCGGGCCTGATCGCGGTTGTTCCCCTGTACGTCGTCGGCCTGCTGTCGTCGTACTTCGCCACCCGGCTGACCGTGACCAAGTTCTACGGGCAGAGCACGGGCACCTACGACCACTACTTTCATCTGTTCCTGCCACCAGGTGATGTGCTCTGGTCGTTCGGCAAGGTGCTCGTCTTCTCGGTCCTGGTGATCCTGGTGCACTGCTACCACGGCTACCACGCGACCGGCGGGCCCGCGGGCGTCGGCGTCGCCGTCGGGCGCGCGGTACGGACCTCGATCGTCGTGATCAACGTCGTCGACCTGCTGTTGTCGATGGCGATCTGGGGCACCACGACCACAGTCAGGCTGGCGGGGTGA
- a CDS encoding MCE family protein yields MTKRVLGTAFIGMLCFLLWLTYAFYAKVFTATVEVKLQTSHIGLQLNRHADVKLRGIIVGEVSDVSTDGEFATVHLSLKPEQVKEISSQVSARILPKTLFGEKYVALVPPAGQAGRAIRAGDVIARDKTAVGIEIEKVLNDALPLLQAVDPADLNATLNTLATALEGRGGEIGQTLTQLDGYLKKLNPNVPNLIAALTKLTQVSDIYGDVTPELVRALRNLTVTGNTVVEKEKQLQTFFTDVQTLSSTGNTFLKQNEDRVIRLGEVSRPVLDLLERYSPQFPCFLKVMTDTTPILNDTFRDGALNINLELITNQPTPYRPNETPKYLDRRGPTCVGKNYSHPGEKPGPYTQANPAPYITGEDGVIGDHNKQTRFPLNLQLNRAMPGFAMDTGGPGTPAEQKVIDSFAGPAMGVPAGDVPDLTTLVLGPLVRGGQVNLR; encoded by the coding sequence ATGACGAAACGCGTGCTCGGTACGGCGTTCATCGGGATGCTGTGTTTCCTGCTCTGGCTCACCTACGCCTTCTACGCCAAGGTCTTCACCGCCACCGTCGAGGTGAAACTGCAGACCAGCCACATCGGCCTGCAGCTCAACCGGCACGCGGACGTGAAGCTGCGCGGCATCATCGTCGGTGAGGTCAGCGACGTCTCCACCGACGGCGAGTTCGCCACCGTGCACCTGTCGCTGAAACCGGAGCAGGTGAAGGAGATCTCCAGCCAGGTCAGCGCACGGATCCTGCCCAAGACGCTGTTCGGCGAGAAGTACGTCGCGCTGGTGCCGCCGGCCGGCCAGGCGGGCCGTGCGATCCGGGCCGGTGACGTGATCGCCCGGGACAAGACAGCGGTCGGGATCGAGATCGAGAAGGTCCTCAACGATGCCCTGCCGCTGCTGCAGGCGGTCGATCCGGCCGACCTGAACGCGACGCTGAACACGCTGGCCACGGCGCTGGAGGGACGCGGCGGCGAGATCGGCCAGACCCTCACCCAGCTCGACGGCTACCTGAAGAAGCTGAACCCGAACGTGCCGAACCTGATCGCGGCGCTGACCAAGCTGACCCAGGTCTCCGACATCTACGGAGACGTCACGCCCGAGCTGGTCCGGGCGCTGCGCAACCTGACGGTCACCGGCAACACGGTGGTGGAGAAGGAGAAGCAGTTGCAGACGTTCTTCACCGACGTCCAGACCCTGTCGTCGACCGGAAACACCTTCCTGAAGCAGAACGAGGACCGGGTGATCCGGCTCGGCGAGGTGAGCCGGCCGGTGCTCGACCTGCTGGAGCGCTACTCGCCGCAGTTCCCCTGCTTCCTCAAGGTGATGACCGACACCACGCCGATCCTGAACGACACCTTCCGCGACGGCGCGCTGAACATCAATCTCGAGCTGATCACCAACCAGCCCACGCCGTACCGGCCGAACGAGACACCGAAGTACCTGGACCGCCGTGGCCCGACCTGTGTCGGCAAGAACTACAGCCACCCGGGCGAGAAGCCCGGTCCGTACACGCAGGCCAACCCGGCGCCGTACATCACCGGTGAGGACGGCGTGATCGGCGACCACAACAAGCAGACCCGCTTCCCGCTCAACCTGCAGCTGAACCGGGCGATGCCCGGCTTCGCGATGGACACCGGCGGCCCCGGTACGCCGGCCGAGCAGAAGGTGATCGACTCCTTCGCCGGACCCGCGATGGGCGTCCCGGCGGGCGACGTACCGGATCTGACCACCCTCGTCCTCGGACCCCTGGTCCGCGGCGGACAGGTGAACCTACGGTGA
- a CDS encoding MCE family protein, producing MTPRMKLLDKKTSIDTVRLAIFVVVTTVATALLAVTIGNISFTATTKYRAVFTDVVGLNKGDDIRIAGVRVGQVDKIEVYQDKLAMISFSVDSRQVVDTSTRATMRYRNLVGNRYVALTEGVGGGSRMKENGIIDQDRTAPALDLSVLFNGFKPLFTALTPKDVNQFAFEVIKVLQGEGGTIESLLARTASLTTTLADSDQVIGNLITNLTSTLQIVSQRQQNFSQLLINLQQFITGLSQDINPILGSLGSINSLNTKTAGLLQQTRVPLKADLDRLRQLSATLDDTQGIWVKTLQNMPNKLETLTRTASYGSWFNFYLCGFDGNVTLPLGTRIPISHDVNSARCAK from the coding sequence GTGACTCCCCGCATGAAGCTGCTGGACAAGAAGACCTCGATCGACACCGTGCGGCTGGCGATCTTCGTCGTCGTCACCACGGTCGCGACCGCGCTGCTCGCGGTCACCATCGGCAACATCAGCTTCACCGCGACCACGAAGTACCGGGCGGTGTTCACCGACGTGGTCGGGCTGAACAAAGGGGACGACATCCGGATCGCCGGGGTGCGGGTCGGCCAGGTCGACAAGATCGAGGTCTATCAGGACAAGCTCGCGATGATCAGCTTCAGCGTCGACTCCCGCCAGGTCGTCGACACCTCCACCCGGGCCACGATGCGCTACCGCAACCTGGTCGGCAACCGCTACGTCGCGCTGACCGAGGGCGTCGGCGGAGGCAGCCGGATGAAGGAGAACGGCATCATCGACCAGGACCGGACCGCGCCCGCGCTGGACCTGTCGGTGCTCTTCAACGGGTTCAAGCCGCTGTTCACCGCGCTCACCCCGAAGGACGTGAACCAGTTCGCGTTCGAGGTGATCAAGGTGCTGCAGGGTGAGGGCGGCACGATCGAGAGCCTGCTGGCCCGGACCGCCTCGCTGACCACCACGCTGGCCGACTCCGACCAGGTGATCGGCAACCTGATCACCAACCTGACCTCGACCCTGCAGATCGTCTCGCAACGGCAGCAGAACTTCTCCCAGCTGCTGATCAACCTGCAGCAGTTCATCACCGGGCTCAGCCAGGACATCAACCCGATCCTCGGGTCGCTCGGGTCGATCAACTCGCTGAACACCAAGACGGCCGGCCTGCTGCAGCAGACCCGGGTGCCGCTCAAGGCGGACCTCGACCGGCTCCGGCAGCTGTCCGCCACCCTGGACGACACCCAGGGGATCTGGGTCAAGACCCTGCAGAACATGCCGAACAAACTCGAGACGCTGACCCGGACCGCGTCGTACGGATCCTGGTTCAACTTCTACCTGTGCGGCTTCGACGGCAACGTCACCCTCCCGCTCGGCACCCGGATCCCGATCAGCCACGACGTCAACTCGGCGAGGTGCGCGAAGTGA
- a CDS encoding MCE family protein — protein sequence MKPFREQNQVTIGVVGLTVLGLVMLAAFKVQDLPLIGGGTKYSAQFSEAGGLKPKDEIRVAGVRVGQVRKVELAGTHVRVDFVVDRGVKLGDRTGAEMKIKTLLGQKYLKLDPAGEGELKEGAEIPLARTVSAYDVVDAFTDLANTTERIDTAQLAKALDTLSSTFKNTPEEVRASLTGLSRLSRNVAKRDEELKKLLKNSEVVTKVLADRNQQLIKLMKDGNTVFQAVQARRVLIHQLLVSTQKLSAQITALVRENRKDLAPTLAKVNAVLATLLKNQNALDASIRGLAPYARVFTNTLGTGPWFDTYVQNLVPVPEIPLPTIPIPGLPPILSGLTGGTGR from the coding sequence GTGAAACCTTTCCGCGAACAGAACCAGGTCACCATCGGCGTGGTCGGGCTGACCGTGCTCGGGCTGGTCATGCTGGCCGCGTTCAAGGTGCAGGACCTGCCGCTGATCGGCGGCGGGACGAAGTACTCCGCGCAGTTCAGCGAGGCCGGTGGGCTGAAGCCGAAGGACGAGATCCGGGTGGCCGGGGTCCGGGTCGGCCAGGTGCGCAAGGTCGAGCTGGCCGGCACCCACGTCCGGGTCGACTTCGTCGTCGACCGCGGGGTGAAGCTCGGCGACCGGACCGGCGCGGAGATGAAGATCAAGACGCTGCTCGGGCAGAAGTACCTGAAGCTGGACCCGGCGGGGGAGGGCGAGCTGAAGGAGGGCGCCGAGATCCCGCTGGCCCGGACGGTCTCGGCGTACGACGTGGTGGACGCGTTCACCGACCTGGCCAACACCACCGAGCGGATCGACACCGCGCAGCTGGCGAAGGCGCTGGACACCTTGTCGAGCACCTTCAAGAACACCCCCGAAGAGGTGCGGGCGTCGCTGACCGGGCTGTCCCGGTTGTCGCGCAACGTCGCCAAGCGCGACGAGGAGCTGAAGAAGCTGCTGAAGAACTCCGAAGTGGTCACCAAGGTGCTCGCCGACCGCAACCAGCAGCTGATCAAACTGATGAAGGACGGGAACACCGTCTTCCAGGCGGTGCAGGCCCGCCGGGTGCTGATCCACCAGCTGCTCGTCTCGACCCAGAAGCTGTCCGCGCAGATCACCGCGCTGGTCCGGGAGAACCGCAAGGACCTGGCGCCGACGCTGGCCAAGGTGAACGCCGTACTGGCCACGTTGCTGAAGAACCAGAACGCCCTGGACGCCAGCATCCGCGGGCTCGCGCCGTACGCGCGGGTCTTCACCAACACCCTCGGTACCGGGCCCTGGTTCGACACCTACGTGCAGAACCTGGTGCCGGTGCCGGAGATCCCGTTGCCGACGATCCCGATCCCGGGGCTGCCCCCGATCCTGAGCGGGCTGACCGGAGGGACGGGTCGATGA
- a CDS encoding MCE family protein, with translation MKVAALSRMIAFGVVIVVLAVSVISLWPNPERVSATAYFPRAVSVYPGSDVRILGIKVGEIESVTPAGRAVRVKFWWEAKHKVPATAKAVIASPSVVADRYLQLTPAYSKGAVMADGAQIPLDRTAVPLELDQIYQSLNDLSVALGPKGANDQGALSRLLDVSAANLNGQGAKLNQTITDVSTLTQTLSGNSKSLFSTIRQLQTFVSALAANDTLVKQFNTNFAATSTTLAGERKDLAAALSTLATALGEVATFVKDNRALLRTTISGATDLTQILVKEKAALAEIIDTAPLGLGNLARVYNPQFGTLDQRINLAQLDDPATFICSLLIQANQPLSTCSALKPVLNALPKLPLLSAITGSGGPAGTPWAPAPKPKLPSPDPVDETLGGLVPGGDR, from the coding sequence ATGAAGGTCGCCGCACTGTCCCGGATGATCGCCTTCGGCGTCGTCATCGTGGTGCTCGCCGTCAGCGTGATCTCGTTGTGGCCGAACCCCGAGCGCGTGTCGGCGACGGCGTACTTCCCACGCGCGGTCAGCGTCTACCCCGGCTCCGACGTCCGGATCCTCGGCATCAAGGTCGGGGAGATCGAGAGCGTCACGCCGGCCGGCCGCGCGGTCCGGGTGAAGTTCTGGTGGGAGGCCAAGCACAAGGTGCCGGCCACGGCGAAGGCCGTCATCGCGTCCCCGTCGGTGGTGGCGGACCGGTATCTGCAGCTCACCCCGGCGTACTCCAAGGGCGCGGTGATGGCGGACGGCGCGCAGATTCCGCTGGACCGGACCGCCGTACCGCTCGAACTCGACCAGATCTACCAGAGCCTGAACGACCTGTCCGTCGCGCTCGGCCCGAAGGGCGCCAACGACCAGGGCGCGCTGTCGCGGCTGCTCGACGTGTCCGCGGCCAACCTGAACGGGCAGGGCGCGAAGCTGAACCAGACCATCACCGACGTCTCCACCCTGACCCAGACCCTGTCGGGCAACTCCAAGAGCCTGTTCAGCACGATCCGGCAGTTGCAGACCTTCGTCTCGGCGCTGGCCGCGAACGACACCCTGGTGAAGCAGTTCAACACCAACTTCGCCGCCACCTCGACCACGCTGGCCGGGGAACGCAAGGACCTCGCGGCCGCGTTGTCCACGCTGGCCACCGCGCTCGGTGAGGTCGCCACCTTCGTCAAGGACAACCGCGCGCTGCTCCGGACCACCATCTCCGGTGCCACCGACCTGACCCAGATCCTGGTCAAGGAGAAGGCGGCGCTGGCCGAGATCATCGACACCGCGCCGCTCGGTCTGGGCAACCTCGCCCGCGTCTACAACCCGCAGTTCGGCACCCTGGACCAGCGGATCAACCTGGCCCAGCTGGACGACCCGGCGACCTTCATCTGCTCGTTGCTGATCCAGGCCAACCAGCCGTTGTCCACCTGCTCGGCGCTCAAGCCGGTCCTCAACGCGCTGCCGAAACTGCCGCTGCTGAGCGCGATCACCGGCTCCGGCGGACCGGCCGGTACGCCGTGGGCACCCGCCCCGAAGCCCAAGTTGCCGAGCCCCGACCCGGTCGACGAGACACTCGGCGGCCTGGTCCCCGGAGGCGACCGATGA
- a CDS encoding MCE family protein, with amino-acid sequence MRRPRSTALVAGVVAMATLLSGCDFSVYSLPLPGGAKIKGPAYTVTVEFTDVLDLVPKSTVKVDDVTVGMVEKVWLDGYTAKVRVKLPKSLQLPDNSRATIRQTSLLGEKFVSLAPPSGSEQPRGKLENGELIPLSRTTSNVEVEEVLSALSLLLNGGGVAQLQIITQELNKALTGNEPAIRSVLTQLNTFVGTLDANKQKIVGAIAAVDRLARQLNAQKATLAAAIDSLPKSIATLDKQRAALVKTLQALASLGSTATRVITASQKDLVANLQSLYPLLTKLVEAGENLPRSLELLLTYPFPDAATKAVKGDFTNLNITLDVNTQKALKGLLGLNLPTVGLTIPTIPVSVPLHNSPKFPTGKPTGGLPSLPVPTGTATTCVTILVLPVCTPKLNRSGFDPELAKVLMPGVAK; translated from the coding sequence ATGAGGCGGCCGCGCAGTACTGCGCTGGTGGCCGGTGTGGTCGCGATGGCGACCCTGCTGAGCGGCTGCGACTTCAGCGTCTACTCCCTGCCGTTGCCTGGTGGCGCCAAGATCAAGGGACCGGCGTACACGGTGACGGTGGAGTTCACCGACGTACTGGACCTGGTGCCGAAGTCGACGGTGAAGGTCGACGACGTCACCGTCGGCATGGTCGAGAAGGTCTGGCTGGACGGCTACACCGCCAAGGTCCGGGTCAAGCTGCCGAAGAGCCTGCAGCTGCCGGACAACTCCCGCGCGACGATCCGGCAGACCAGCCTGCTGGGCGAGAAGTTCGTCTCGCTGGCCCCGCCGTCGGGATCGGAGCAGCCGCGCGGCAAGCTGGAGAACGGCGAGCTGATCCCGCTCTCGCGGACCACCAGCAACGTCGAGGTCGAAGAGGTCCTGTCGGCGCTCTCGCTGCTGCTCAACGGCGGCGGCGTGGCCCAGCTGCAGATCATCACCCAGGAGCTCAACAAGGCGCTGACCGGGAACGAGCCGGCCATCCGCAGCGTGCTCACCCAGCTGAACACCTTCGTCGGCACGCTGGACGCCAACAAGCAGAAGATCGTCGGCGCGATCGCCGCCGTCGACCGGCTGGCCCGGCAGCTGAACGCGCAGAAGGCGACCCTGGCGGCCGCGATCGACTCGCTGCCCAAGTCGATCGCCACGCTGGACAAGCAACGGGCGGCGCTGGTCAAGACGCTGCAGGCGCTGGCGTCGCTGGGCAGTACGGCGACCAGGGTGATCACCGCGTCGCAGAAGGACCTGGTCGCCAACCTGCAGTCGCTCTACCCCCTGCTGACCAAACTGGTCGAGGCCGGCGAGAACCTGCCGAGATCGCTCGAACTGCTGCTGACCTACCCGTTCCCGGACGCGGCCACCAAGGCGGTCAAGGGTGACTTCACCAACCTGAACATCACCCTCGACGTGAACACCCAGAAGGCGCTGAAGGGACTGCTCGGCCTGAACCTGCCGACCGTCGGCCTGACCATTCCGACCATCCCGGTCAGCGTTCCGCTGCACAACTCGCCGAAGTTCCCGACCGGCAAGCCGACCGGCGGACTCCCGTCGCTGCCGGTCCCGACCGGGACCGCGACCACCTGCGTCACGATCCTGGTGCTGCCGGTCTGTACGCCGAAGCTGAACCGGTCCGGGTTCGACCCCGAGCTGGCCAAGGTCCTGATGCCGGGGGTGGCCAAGTGA
- a CDS encoding MCE family protein, which yields MITRMVRIQLMVFLLITLVGVSYVGGKYAQVDKLLFDDDYTVSASFAESGGIFSGAEVTYRGQPVGRVGELKLLSDGVEVELDIEKKTKIPNDLLAVVANRSAIGEQYVDLQPRRDGGPFLQDRSKISRQDTALPIDTTELLLNLDQLVNSVDKNSLKTTVKELGDALRGRGTDLQKIIDSSGALITDADANILQTIKLINDGNTALATQVASGDAIKTWAKNLALLSDTLVSSDGNLRAVIDNGSGASTQLTALITENRADIAVLLGNLLTVNELTAVRLDAVEQLLVVYPAVSMGGYVVPAKDPGTGHYDAHFGLVLGFSPPACRAGYNGTDKRVPQDTTNKPANTKAGCTASPGSGIDVRGSQNKPVPSSRSNANRIGYGIGYDAATGAAGGKDGMPEIVLGSTGGQEELLGKDSWKALILGPVSGK from the coding sequence GTGATCACCAGAATGGTCCGGATCCAGCTGATGGTCTTCCTGCTGATCACGCTGGTCGGTGTCTCCTATGTCGGCGGCAAGTACGCGCAGGTCGACAAGCTGCTGTTCGACGACGACTACACCGTCAGCGCCAGCTTCGCCGAGTCCGGCGGCATCTTCTCCGGCGCCGAGGTGACCTATCGGGGCCAGCCGGTCGGCCGGGTCGGTGAGCTCAAGCTGCTCTCCGACGGAGTCGAGGTCGAGCTGGACATCGAGAAGAAGACCAAGATCCCCAACGACCTGCTGGCCGTGGTCGCCAACCGGTCCGCGATCGGCGAGCAGTACGTCGACCTGCAGCCGCGGCGCGACGGCGGCCCGTTCCTGCAGGACCGCTCCAAGATCTCCCGGCAGGACACCGCGCTGCCGATCGACACCACCGAGCTGCTCCTGAACCTGGACCAGCTGGTGAACTCGGTCGACAAGAACAGCCTGAAGACCACCGTCAAGGAGCTCGGGGACGCGTTGCGCGGCCGGGGGACCGACCTGCAGAAGATCATCGACAGCTCCGGCGCGCTGATCACCGACGCCGACGCGAACATCCTGCAGACCATCAAGCTGATCAACGACGGCAACACCGCGCTCGCCACCCAGGTCGCCAGCGGCGACGCGATCAAGACCTGGGCGAAGAACCTGGCGCTGCTGTCCGACACCCTGGTCAGCTCGGACGGCAACCTGCGCGCCGTGATCGACAACGGCTCCGGCGCCTCGACCCAGCTGACCGCGCTGATCACCGAGAACCGCGCCGACATCGCGGTGCTGCTGGGTAACCTGCTGACGGTGAACGAGCTGACCGCGGTCCGGCTGGACGCCGTCGAGCAACTGCTGGTGGTCTATCCGGCGGTGTCGATGGGCGGGTACGTCGTACCGGCGAAGGATCCGGGCACCGGGCACTACGACGCCCACTTCGGTCTGGTGCTCGGCTTCAGCCCGCCCGCCTGCAGGGCCGGCTACAACGGCACCGACAAGCGCGTCCCGCAGGACACCACGAACAAGCCCGCGAACACCAAAGCCGGCTGTACGGCGTCGCCCGGGTCGGGGATCGACGTCCGCGGCTCCCAGAACAAACCGGTCCCGTCGTCGCGCTCGAACGCGAACCGGATCGGCTACGGCATCGGGTACGACGCCGCGACGGGTGCCGCCGGCGGGAAGGACGGTATGCCCGAGATCGTGCTCGGCTCGACCGGTGGCCAGGAGGAGTTGCTCGGCAAGGACTCCTGGAAGGCCCTGATCCTCGGTCCGGTGAGCGGCAAGTGA